In the genome of Xylanivirga thermophila, the window AGCGAATCGGTGAACATGGCCTGTTTACCGATGCAGGCGTTCCGGTGGTGCTGGCTCAGGTGCATGAGGATGTATGCAATCACAAAGGCGCTGTCTGGACTCATGTCATCAGCCTGCGCCGGGAGGATGCCGCAAGGCTCGGATATGACAGCGGTAAGCAATGGCGGGATTTACTCCGCAGCAAAAAAGCGATGCTCTGCAAACATATGAAAATCGACAGTGAGAATCTGCGATGGTATGCTGCCTTTCACAATGAAAGCCACCATCCCCATGTGCATCTCATGGTTTACTCCGCCAAGGACAATGACGGTTTCCTTACCGAGCCTGCTATCGAAGCCATGCGCTCAGAGCTGGCGCATGATATTTTCCGTCAGGACTTCGCTCATATTTATGAGCATAAAAACGAAGCCAGAACCCAGCTCAAGAAAGGTGCCGCTGTAGTGATGGCCGAGCTACTTTCGCAGGTGCAGGATCGTGTCTGTGAAAACAAAGTCATCGAAGCGGATCTACTGCTGTTGGCTCGGCGGCTTCAAAATACAGGGGGCAAAAAGGTGTATGGCTACCTCAAGGCAGATGTGAAAGCTATTATTGATCGCATTGTAGATGAGCTTGCCAAGGAGGAACGGATCGATAAGCTATATCGAGCATGGAACGATTGGCAGAATGAAATCCTCAAGACTTACATGAATAAGCTGCCGCCCCTTCCTCCGCTTTCTCAGCAGAAACAATTTAAGAGCATTAAAAATATGGTGATTGCTGAAGCGTTAAAGCTGGGTAATCACCATTTCTCATTTGAGGATGAATCCGTACCGGAACCGGAGATGTCTGAGCCTGCGGATGTTTATCCGGATGATACTTTTATGGAGCCTTCCGATGTGGTCTTTCATGCCAAATGGAACGAGCAATATAAGCTGGCAAGAAAATATCTCTACGGCAGCGAGGATGTGCCGCAGGATTTTAATGAGGCGTATCGGCTGTTCATTCTTGAAGCAGAATTTAGAAATGCTCTGGCCATGCATGACCTCGGCAGGATGTTCGCCGATGGCTTAGGCCGTGAGATTGATTTACAGTCCGCACACGCATGGTATGAAAAAGCGCTGGCCGCCTTTTTATCCGAAGAGAAAGAAAAGCCCACCTATCTGGAATACCTCATCGGCAAAATGTACGCCACCGGTCTTGGAACTGAGCAGGACTATGGGCAGGCGGCCTCATGGTTTCAGGAGGCTGTAGAGAAAAATCATAAATACGCCCAATATTCTCTTGGCTGTTTGCATTACCGTGGTCAGGGTGTTGTGCAGGATTATACAGAAGCACTCCGCCTCTATACCCTCTCTGCCAATCAGGGAAATCCCTATGCGGATTACGAGCTTGCCAAGATGTATCGTGATGGTGTCGGTACGCCGGTGGATACCGCTATATCCGATCAGCGTTTCAAAGCCGCCTTTTCCGGATTTTATCGTTTGGAAAAAGATAGCCACGATGATAAACTGCAATACCGCCTCGGTCAGATGCTTTACACCGGAACCGGTACGGATAAGAATATGCGGGTGGCGGTTTCCTATCTGGAAAAATCGGCGCAGCTTGGAAATGTGAATGCCCAATATCTGCTGGGCAAGGTGTGTCTGGAAAACGGTATTGGCAATCCGGCACAGGCGGTGACATGGATGACCAAGGCAGCAGAGGCTGGGAATTCCGGAGCGCAATATGCGCTTGGTAAGCTGTACCGGGATGGTACTCATGTGGAGAAAGATATTCCAAAAGCGGTGGCGATGTTTACTGCTGCCGCAGAACAGAAAAATGAGTACGCCGCCTATCAGCTTGGCAGGCTCTATCTTGCCGGTACGGATATCTCGAAAAATGTTCCGGAAGCGGTCAAGTGGCTTACGCTCTCCTCCACTCTTGGCAATGCCTATGCAGGGTACTTACTGGCGAAGCTGTATCTTACCGGCGATGGTGTTCCCAAGAATGTCGGTGAGGCAATCCGGTTGTTCACCCTATCGGCAGAGAAGAAAAATGAGTTTGCGGCTTACCAGCTCGGCAAGCTCTATCTTCTTGGTGAAGATGTTCCCAAGGATATGGGAGCCGCCATCCGCTGGCTTATCGCTTCCGCTGAACAGGGAAACCAGTTTGCACAGTATGCCCTTGGCAAGCTGTATTTTTATGATGGGGATGTTCTCCGTGATAAGGAAAAGAGTCTTTACTGGCTGAGGCTGTCTGCGGCGCAGGGCAATGTTTATGCGCAGTATCTGATTGACAACATCAACAGCTATCGCAATCCATCGGTGCTACTGGCCGCCACCCGGCTGATGCATCGGCTGGAAAATCTGTTCTGGGAGGATTACCGTAGAACCGTAGGAATCACAGCCGGTCATATCGACCGCAAGCGCAGACGGAAGCTGCAGGAGAAAAAGCAGGCGCAGGGTCACAAGCGTGACGATCATGAGCCGCAGCAAATTCATTTATGATGGGAGGTTTTTTTGTGTCAGGCTATATCTATTTTACAGGTGAGCAAAAGGAACGAGCCAACTCCGTGGATCTGGTGGACTTTCTCCAGAGGCAGGGTGAAAAACTCCTGCCCTCCGGCAGAGATAAACGGCTGGCCAGAGATCGTAGTATTACTGTCCGTGGAAACCGCTGGTACGATCACTCCGCTCAGGAGGGTAGCTATGCTATCGATCTTGT includes:
- the mobP3 gene encoding MobP3 family relaxase produces the protein MPKIIFTSQYMRNAPPAQLENYVKYIGTREGVEKIDESKRLLPATVKQQQLINQLLHDIPSAKDMLEYADYCENPTIGNATEFISLALEQNLNLIGKRENYVEYIAGRPRVERIGEHGLFTDAGVPVVLAQVHEDVCNHKGAVWTHVISLRREDAARLGYDSGKQWRDLLRSKKAMLCKHMKIDSENLRWYAAFHNESHHPHVHLMVYSAKDNDGFLTEPAIEAMRSELAHDIFRQDFAHIYEHKNEARTQLKKGAAVVMAELLSQVQDRVCENKVIEADLLLLARRLQNTGGKKVYGYLKADVKAIIDRIVDELAKEERIDKLYRAWNDWQNEILKTYMNKLPPLPPLSQQKQFKSIKNMVIAEALKLGNHHFSFEDESVPEPEMSEPADVYPDDTFMEPSDVVFHAKWNEQYKLARKYLYGSEDVPQDFNEAYRLFILEAEFRNALAMHDLGRMFADGLGREIDLQSAHAWYEKALAAFLSEEKEKPTYLEYLIGKMYATGLGTEQDYGQAASWFQEAVEKNHKYAQYSLGCLHYRGQGVVQDYTEALRLYTLSANQGNPYADYELAKMYRDGVGTPVDTAISDQRFKAAFSGFYRLEKDSHDDKLQYRLGQMLYTGTGTDKNMRVAVSYLEKSAQLGNVNAQYLLGKVCLENGIGNPAQAVTWMTKAAEAGNSGAQYALGKLYRDGTHVEKDIPKAVAMFTAAAEQKNEYAAYQLGRLYLAGTDISKNVPEAVKWLTLSSTLGNAYAGYLLAKLYLTGDGVPKNVGEAIRLFTLSAEKKNEFAAYQLGKLYLLGEDVPKDMGAAIRWLIASAEQGNQFAQYALGKLYFYDGDVLRDKEKSLYWLRLSAAQGNVYAQYLIDNINSYRNPSVLLAATRLMHRLENLFWEDYRRTVGITAGHIDRKRRRKLQEKKQAQGHKRDDHEPQQIHL